The DNA sequence GGCTTGCGGGCGATGGAATCGGAAATCAAGGAATTGATCGACCCGTCGACAGATAGTGTGATTATGTTCAAAAGTCGAGATTCCCGATGGCTGGAGAAGCGGATATGGGGAATCGAGAAAGGGTTGACGGATGTTTTTCTATGAATGGATTTGGACGCCGCAAAATGCCTTTTCGAGCAATGGGACTAGATTGAGTCGTCGATGAAGCCTAAAAAACGAATCAGGGGAATAGCGCATGAATCAGATCGCCTATTCTGGTCTTTGACGTATGATTTTGGAATCGTCGATCCCTAGGGAAAATCTATGGATTGGAGATAGACGAACAATTGGCTATTTTTAATTCACTCATCCGTGTTTTTGAGCATTTGGGACGGGTTTTCCAACTCAAAAATAACGGGCCTTAATCGCACCTATTGGAATTGAAAGATAGGTACATTTCCGGTGAGCGTTGCGTTGTCGGAGGCCTTAATCGCACCTATTGGAATTGAAAGTGATGTTCTGGACCGCGGAGGGAGTCAGCATGAAATGCCTTAATCGCACCTATTGGAATTGAAAGTTCCGTACAGGTTTCGGCAAATGAGCAAGCGAACTTGCCTTAATCGCACCTATTGGAATTGAAAGTCGGGACAAGGTTTCTTGCCTTGTCCTTCATAAGGGAGCCTTAATCGCACCTATTGGAATTGAAAGAATGGGACTCAGATTTCGACAATGATATACAACGGGGCCTTAATCGCACCTATTGGAATTGAAAGTGTATGCAGAACTTCGACCACCTGAGAAAGAGCATAGCCTTAATCGCACCTATTGGAATTGAAAGTCGGTTGACGTTGCCGGGAACCTGTTTGCACTCGTGCCTTAATCGCACCTATTGGAATTGAAAGCGATCAAGGCAATGACAGCCGAACACAAGGGAGCTGCCTTAATCGCACCTATTGGAATTGAAAGAGGTAGAGTTGACTTTCTTGAGGGATGTGGGGCAAGGCCTTAATCGCACCTATTGGAATTGAAAGTGTACGGTGTAAAGATCACTTCCTGATGGCTAGAAAGCCTTAATCGCACCTATTGGAATTGAAAGAACAAGGCAGTTTGATTTTTCATCATTTCTGCTACTGCCTTAATCGCACCTATTGGAATTGAAAGTACAGATCAGCTATCAAGCTGAGTTGACGGGCTAGAGGCCTTAATCGCACCTATTGGAATTGAAAGGGGGAACGGGCGCGGGGTGGCCTTGGCCGAACAGGAGGCCTTAATCGCACCTATTGGAATTGAAAGTGTCTCGATGCCTCGAATGTGTTTTCTACATACCGGGCCTTAATCGCACCTATTGGAATTGAAAGACGGCCTAGAGTTCGAGCTTAGGGATTTTACCTTTCGCCTTAATCGCACCTATTGGAATTGAAAGGTATTACTGCTCCCTAACGGGATAGAGCTTAGTATAGCCTTAATCGCACCTATTGGAATTGAAAGGATCGAAATCATTCTGAGGATGACTAATGAGATAGTGCCTTAATCGCACCTATTGGAATTGAAAGTGTCATCCATGAAGGCCAAGAACCATTCGGCGGCAGCCTTAATCGCACCTATTGGAATTGAAAGCTATCTAAATACAAAAAGAGGCTCGTTATTGTCAAGCCTTAATCGCACCTATTGGAATTGAAAGACTTCCTTCCTCTATCGCCTCGCCAATCGGATACCGCCTTAATCGCACCTATTGGAATTGAAAGCCGCCTGATAAAACTAACCACTTCCTCATGCGGCTGCCTTAATCGCACCTATTGGAATTGAAAGTTGCAAATTGGAAATCAAATACGCCTCGCTGCGTAGCCTTAATCGCACCTATTGGAATTGAAAGTCCGTCCCGCCGTGTTGGAAAAACACATATCCGGGGCCTTAATCGCACCTATTGGAATTGAAAGGTACCTCGATGACACTTTTCGGGGATTCCGTCAAATAGCCTTAATCGCACCTATTGGAATTGAAAGAGATCCGCGTGAACGTGGCTATCGCCGAGGCGCAAGGGCCTTAATCGCACCTATTGGAATTGAAAGACGCGCCTACTGCGATACTCAGGGGAAGATTCGGCAGCCTTAATCGCACCTATTGGAATTGAAAGTCTCATTTGCCATGTCCCTATACTGGTCATCGGTCGCCTTAATCGCACCTATTGGAATTGAAAGTCAATTCCCCTCCCTTTGCGTTCGCTGTGCGCTTGGGCCTTAATCGCACCTATTGGAATTGAAAGGCATATACCAGATTCCGGTATTTTGGCCTACCGATTGGCCTTAATCGCACCTATTGGAATTGAAAGTTTCTGGGAGAAGGTAATAGAAACCCTGTTCCCCCTGCCTTAATCGCACCTATTGGAATTGAAAGGGTGCGAGTTCTCTCCGAACTAACCGACCTAGCCGGCCTTAATCGCACCTATTGGAATTGAAAGGACCTTAAAGGGTCTGGGTCTCGGATGGATCACGAGGCCTTAATCGCACCTATTGGAATTGAAAGTCGGTTGACGTTGCCGGGAACCTGTTTGCACTCGTGGCCTTAATCGCACCTATTGGAATTGAAAGGATTCTGCTTATTTGCTCCGCTTTGATCCTTCTAGTGCCTTAATCGCACCTATTGGAATTGAAAGCACTGCAAAGTTGGTCGTGATAGCCAAAGGCTTTTTGCCTTAATCGCACCTATTGGAATTGAAAGTCCGCTTCATGAGGTTTTCCAAGGCACTGCCCCGGGCCTTAATCGCACCTATTGGAATTGAAAGTACATGTCGCTGAACAGCTTGGGCCTTTCTGTGACGGCCTTAATCGCACCTATTGGAATTGAAAGTCGCTGCATTCCTTTCTCACTGATCATCCTCTTGAGCCTTAATCGCACCTATTGGAATTGAAAGTTTCGGGCACCGGAACGATGCTGACATTGTCAGCCGCCTTAATCGCACCTATTGGAATTGAAAGCTACATCGCAACCGCCCTAATACAGAGCCAGCCGCAAGCCTTAATCGCACCTATTGGAATTGAAAGTCCAAATGATGTTGGGGTTTCGGATCGACTTGATCGCCTTAATCGCACCTATTGGAATTGAAAGATAGCCGCCGAAATCAAATCTTCCGGCGTACCGTTGCCTTAATCGCACCTATTGGAATTGAAAGTTGCAGACGTATCCCAACCCTGTGATCTTTTCAGGGGCCTTAATCGCACCTATTGGAATTGAAAGGAAGGGTTTTGAATCCTATCAAGCATCTTCTTTTGGGCCTTAATCGCACCTATTGGAATTGAAAGGGGCTACACAGGAAGAGATAGATAGCCTAACAGATTGCCTTAATCGCACCTATTGGAATTGAAAGTTCCCGTGTATCCGGCAATGTCGGTGGATGGCGATGGCCTTAATCGCACCTATTGGAATTGAAAGTCACCAGCAAATTGAATCAATTCGCTTGCAAGATCGGCCTTAATCGCACCTACAGGAATTGAAAGCTCCCTCCAACTCTACTCCAGCACCCCTTCAATCTCCTCCAGATATTCTTGCTCCAAACTCGTCCAAGTCTCGAACATCGGGACCCAGCCTTGCCTGCTCATCATATAAAAGGCCTCTAGTTCTTGGTCCTCCATATTTTGGGCTGCGCCGAGCAGGTAAAAGGGCGCAATGACATTCACTTCGCTCATCATGTCCGAGGCAGTCTCCACAAAATTCATGAGGGTCTCGTGGGTTTGGTAGGCGGTGGCGATGCGTTTGTACAGGTCGGGATCGATGTGCTTGCGGAAAACAGCGGTTTCTGAGAGTTTCCAAGCGACGTTGGAGATGTTGGCGGGACGGAGCGTCATGCGCGCCTTGGCGGGATCTTCACGGAGAATCTCCAGCAATTGTTGGTGATATTCGAGTTTTTCAGTGAGTTCGATTTGGTTGGCGGCGAGTTCTTCCTCGATTCCGGCGAGGTAGGCTTCTGCTTGCGATCGTTCCTGATGGTTGGCGTACCAGGCGTTGAGGCCGAATGCCAGCAGGATCGAAAAGGTGATGAGCAGCAATTCTCTCAATTGCGAAAGCCAGAAATTGGATTTGGATGAGGACATGGCAATGATTTGAATTCAAGGGTGGAGGGATCTCCAAGAGACTAGCTCAGGGATGAGTTTCAGCCGTTTTCGTTGGCCAATTACCCGAAAAATTGAATCAATTTCAATTGCCCCAGAATCCTCACGGAGCAAATTGTCGCCCGGGCTGGGTGGTTTTCAGGAAAATATCCAAGTCTCCGCGGGTGCCATTGAAGAGGTCGAAATCTGAAGTCGTCCCGTCAATTTTGTAAGATTCGCTCTTTTGCCAAAATACCCACCCGGATTGGTCCCAAGTCGTCGGAATCTGTGGGGTTGTTCGGGAATTGTATTCCGCCAGCCAAAGCGGATATTGAGCAAAATCAGCATGGGTCAGATGGGTATTGCAAAAGCTCTCGCCACTGTACAAAATGGGCCGACGACCCGTATGGGACTCCAAATAGCTCAGAAACGAAATCAAATCCGACTGCAAATCTGCGGTGGTAATATACCCGTCCATACTGCCTTGCTCAATGTCCAGCACCAACGGAAAATCCCGCATCCCTAGCGTTCCGACCGTCCGCAGGAAAAACCTCGCTTGCTCGATGGGATCGTCATCCGTCCGGTAAAAATGATAGGCCCCGCGAAGCAACCCCTTACTTTTCGCAGTCTGCCAGTTATGGGAGAAATCGGGATCTTCATACGTCAGGCCCTCAGTCGCTTTGACAAATACAAACGTGATGCTATCCACGGGCAACAACTCATCTTCGAGGTCTCCATTGAAATGGGAAAGGTCTAATCCATAGGCCGGTAGATCATCCGATGGATCAGGAGTGGGCGCAGGTTCGGGAGTGGCCTGACTTGAGGAAGGGGAATTGGATGATTCGGTGGATTTGGCACATCCAGCCATAGCGGCTACGAGTAGTAACACGCTGGCAGCGAGCGGCAAGCTAATCATTCGCATAGGAGCCTTTTTCAGTGAGGTGAAGGAAAAATATACACAATATCTTTCTATCGGTATTAGGCTGAAAAAGGAGGAATCACCAGGAATCGAATCGGGATTCTGAAGACTATTCCAGCATCCAATCCACCAGCGCCGATTGATCCACGATTGACCAAGAATGCGGATGCCTGCTCCCATCTGGTCGAAACCCCTTGCCTTCGGTTTGGATCAGGGAAATGTCTGAATTTGGATAAATCTCCTGATACACGCGCCTCAATTCTCTAAACGAATAGGCATTCAGATCTTCGTAGGACGCCGCCCGATGTTCCTGCCACCAGATCGTATCGGGTTCGGTGTAAAGGCGAATCGAGGCATTATGGAGATTCGAGAGCTGGTCAGTGTTCGCGGTTTTTCGGAGAAATGGGGAGTGTGATTTCAAGCCATCGAAAACGTCGGGAAATTGCCCAAAACGCTGTTCACTGATGGCAATGATCATTTGTGCCTCTGGAAATGCGGGAGAATCCTCAGGCAATTCAGCCACTACGACCTGCGACCGCTCATACAGTTTTTCATGGTCAATGGGAGAATCGACTGCGAATACTCCAGAAAGTGGCATGCCCGATTCCGCCCAATCGTCTGCCAATAAAAGCGCCATATTTCCGCCACTCGAAAATCCGCCGAAAAATACACGTTCGGGTTGTCCGAGGTCCTTCCACAATTGCTGCAGTCGCGTCAATTCATTCGCAGCGGTAGAATCTTCCAACCAGAGCCGCCGATTGAGCGATTGGTAACTGACGGAAATCCCTGCGGATTGGGCCAACTGATGAATGCCAAAATCAGATTCGGAGTGCATCGCATCACATCCAAAACATGGATAGACAACGAGCCACGATTCCGAAGACGGGGCCTGCCAAAGAATGCCGGAGTCAGTGTGGATGGGATTTTCTGAGGGAGAGTTACAACCAGTCAAGGACCAGAGGCAGGTCCAACTGATTAGGAGAGTAAGAAGTCGAGCAGCTAGGTTCATTCCCCTAACATCGACAATTTATGGGAAAAGGGAGAAATGGAATCAACGCTTGGGGTGTTCTTCCTTGTTTTCTTCGCGGACTCGTAAGGCCACAGCCACGCTCATGATGACTGAGGCGGACATGATGACACTCCAAATGAGGGATTCGAATGCGATAGCGTACATACGGGTCAGATTGAGATTTGGGGAAAATGAATTTAAGGATCTCCCCAATCATTGCCAAATGGCGCTTTCAGGAAGACGCAAAAGGTCTTGCAGTTGACAACTTGGTGCCGAGAGCGGGTCTTGAAATGGGAGAATGTCGAATATTTGGGGTGATCGCCTTTAAATAATTTGCGGACATAAGGCAAGTTATGCGAGAATGTTTATTTTTGCCGCTGGTTTAGAAACCGTCAGAGATATGGGACTTTATCGAAACTCGGTACCGTAAAATCAATTCAGATGGCTGACAATCTCCACAAAATCGTTTACACCAAAACAGATGAGGCTCCTGCACTCGCAACCGAATCTCTTTTGCCTATCATTCAGTCCTTTACCGCATCCAGCGGGATCAACTTTGAAGTAAAGGACATCTCTCTCTCCGGAAGGATCATTGCGAACTTCCCCGAGTTTTTGACCCCGGAACAACGCATTGGTGACGCCCTCGCAGAATTGGGCGAAATGGCCAAGACCCCAGAGGCCAATATCATCAAGCTCCCAAATATCAGTGCCTCCATCCCTCAGTTGGTTGCTGCAATCACCGAATTGCAAGCCAAAGGATACAAGCTCCCCAACTACCCAGAAGAGCCCGCCAACGATGAGGAAAAGGCCATCAAAGCTCGCTACGACAAGATCAAGGGTAGCGCCGTGAACCCGGTTCTCCGTGAAGGAAACTCCGACCGTCGCGCCCCTAAGGCTGTCAAAAACTACGCACGCAAGCATCCACATAGCATGGGTGAGTGGGCATCTGATTCCAAGACCCACGTCGCCAGCATGGAAGGTCATGACTTCTTCGGTTCTGAAAAGTCTGTGACTGTTCCTGCCGCTACCGATGTCAAAATCGTATTCGTAGGCGAGGATGGTTCCGAGCAGGTTCTCAAAGCTAGCACGCCTTTGCTCGCGGGTGAAGTGATCGACGCTTCCGCAATGAGCATGGCGACCTTGAAGTCCTTCCTGGAAGCTCAGATGGACGAAGCCAAAGCTCAGGACATCTTGTTCTCCTTGCACCTCAAGGCGACCATGATGAAAGTGTCTGACCCGATCCTCTTTGGAGCGGCTGTAAGCACTTACTACCGCGAGACGTTCGCCAAATATGCAGACCTCTTCGAGGAGTTGGGCATTTCTGCCAACAACGGCCTCGGCGATCTGTACAACAAGATCGATACGCTTCCTGCTGATAAAAAAGCTGCAGTACTGGCCGATATGGAGGCAGAAGCCGCCAAGCGTCCAGCACTCGCTATGGTCAATTCCGACAAGGGAATCACCAACCTACACGTTCCTTCCGACGTGATCATCGACGCTTCCATGCCGGCCATGATTCGTATCGGAGGCAAAATGTGGGACACCAACGGAGGCACACAAGACACCAAAGCAGTCATTCCAGATCGCAGCTATGCGTCTGTGTACCAAGAGACTATCGACTTCTGCAAAAAGCACGGTGCATTTGATCCGACAACGATGGGTAGTGTGCCCAACGTGGGATTGATGGCCAAGAAGGCTGAAGAGTACGGTTCTCACGACAAGACTTTCCAATTGGCGTCCAAAGGTGCCGTGAAGGTGATCGATACTGACGGAAACGTACTGATCGAGCAGTCTGTAGAAGCGGGCGACATCTTCCGCATGTGCCAGACCAAGGATGCACCGATCAAGGACTGGGTAGGATTGGCCGTTCGTCGCGCTCGTGCTACCGGATCTCCTGCGGTATTCTGGTTGGATGAAAATCGTGCACACGATGCCGAGTTGATCAAGAAGGTCAACGCTTACCTCCCAGAGTTCGAAACTGAAGGATTGGAGCTGCACATCATGGCCCCAGCCGCTGCGACTCGCTTCTCCTTGGAGCGCATCAAAGAAGGTCAGGACACCATTTCTGTAACCGGCAACGTACTTCGCGACTACCTGACGGACTTGTTCCCGATCCTCGAGGTGGGTACTTCCGCCAAGATGCTGTCTATCGTTCCTTTGATGAATGGTGGTGGATTGTTCGAAACAGGAGCGGGTGGATCTGCTCCTAAGCACGTTCAGCAGTTCGAAAAAGAAAACCACCTTCGCTGGGATTCCTTGGGTGAATTCCTCGCACTGGCGGTATCGATGGAGCATTATAGCGAGGCGACAGGCAATGCCAAAGCCAAAGTTTTGGGCGAAACGCTAGACGACGCGACTTCCAAATTCCTCGACAACGACAAATCTCCTTCCCGTAAGGTCAATGAGCTCGACAACCGTGGTAGCCACTTCTACCTCGCGATGTACTGGGCAGAAGCGCTGGCTACTCAAGATGCCGACGCAGACCTCAAAGCGGAATTTGCACCTGTATTCGAGAAGTTGAAAGCCAACGAAGAGCAGATCGTCAAGGAGTTGATCGACTGCCAAGGCGTGAGCATGGACATCGACGGGTACTACAAGCCTGTTGACGAATTGGCGGCCAAAGCCATGCGTCCAAGCGCTACATTGAACGAAATCATTAGCTAATCACTTAGCAACCAACCTATATCTTTGCGCCTTTCCGGAAACGGGAGGGCGCTTTTCTTTTTGGGGCCTAATGTCTGGGAAAGGTAATCGCGAGGCGTTGTCCTAAACTTAAATCCTCTTCAGGTCCCTCCTAAAAGGGAATGGGCTTCCCAATTGCCCCAGCAACTGGAAAACCCATTTTCTATGTCAAATTCTAGATGGAGTGGTTTCGGCTTTTCCCTAGAGACTCGCGCGAACAGCAGTCAGGAATTGATCCACCTGCTCGGCTTTCACTTCACGACTCACGAATACTGCTTCGAATTGGCTCGGTGGCAAGTAGATACCGTTGGAAAGCATATTGCGGAAGAACTTCCCGAAGGCCGCCGTATCACAGGCTTTGGCATCTTCGAAGTTTCGAACCGCCTCTTCACGGAAGAACAAGGTGAACATGGAACCCAACCTAGCGATGTTGTGCGCCACCCCCTTTTCGGTGAAAATCTCAGCCATGCCGTTGGCCATCTGTTCGGTGGTCGCATCGATTTCGGTGTAGATCTCAGGATGATTCGTCAGAGTGGAAAGCATCACATGACCTGCACGCATCGCCAGAGGATTTCCGGAGAGAGTACCAGCCTGATACACAGGGCCTGCTGGAGAGACGTATTCCATGATCTCACGTTTACCGCCGTAGGCCCCAACAGGCATTCCGCCGCCGATGATTTTTCCCAACGTCGTCAAGTCAGGGGTTACTCCCAATCGCTCCTGCGCACCGCCAACTGCCAGGCGGAATCCAGTCATGACCTCATCGAAAATCAGGACAATTCCCTTCTCGTCACACAGTTTGCGAAGTCCTTCGAGGAATCCCGCATCTGGCACGATAACCCCCATGTTTCCAGTAACTGGCTCCAAAATGATAGCCGCTACTTGATCAGGATTAGCATCGACCAATGCAGAGACATTCTCCAGATTGTTGAACTCTGCAATCAAGGTATCTTGAGCCACGCCCTCTGGAACACCGGGAGAATTCGGCACGCCAAAAGTCATCGCACCACTACCCGCCGCGATGAGGAAGCTGTCCCCATGGCCGTGGTAACAACCCGCAAACTTGATCATCTTGTTGCGTCCGGTATATCCTCGCGCAAGACGAATCGCACTCATTGTCGCCTCAGTACCGGAATTCACCATGCGGACCTTTTCGACCGAAGGAACTACTCGGGTGATGATTTCCGCCATTTCCACCTCGATCTCGGTGGGCGTGCCGAAGCTGAATGATTCAGGCAGCACCTCCCTGACAGCCTCCACGACAGGCGGGTAGGCATGTCCGAGGATCATGGGTCCCCAAGAGTTGATCAGGTCCAGATAGGCATTGCCATCAGCGTCGTACATGTAGGCACCTTGGGCACGCGCCATGAAGATGGGATCGCCCCCTACGCTTTTGAATGCGCGGACCGGAGAGTTGACGCCTCCGGGGATATATGAGTTGGCTTGGGCAAAAAGGCTTTTGCTGGTTTCGATATTCATGATGGAGCAAATTGAATCAAGGAGCTGAATAGGCCAATTGCCTTGGAGGCCAAAGTCCTCATCAGCTCAGACGCCAAAAGTAGGGAGAACCCCAGCGAGAATCAATTCGAGGTGACTGATCGAGGGAGGGAAATTTTTCAAAAGTCCAGTCAAGCGAAAGTCAAGACCCGCCCAAATTGGCACCCGCTTATCCCCCATTAATCCCTCCAATCCAACCATTGGCACAAGATCCAGCCATATCCTCCCCGTTAGAATCTGCCCAGAAGGGGATTGAGGATCAATTGCCAAACCCCCACATTCGAATCATCGGAATTTACCATTTGTAAAACTCCGGCTCTTGCACTTGTAATTCTATTCTCATGGACAGCTTTACCGCCTGCGTCTCCATCCCTCCTTGGGTGAAGAGATTCGGCGCATCAGCGCTGCTGGTATGCTCGCTTGCCGATCCGATCTCCGCTCAATCTGGGGAATTTGAGATCGAAGGAGACCTACTCGGTTCACCGGGCATGAAGGACGATTGGTTCACTTCTCCACAAGGGGGATCGGGCCTGTTTCCTTCGATCCTCCCCCCCAGCCTTTTCACCGAACCCAGTCAGAATGCAGCTTGGATGATCGGGATGGAACATGCTCCATACTCCCAAGTCCGCGGCAACGAATGGATAGCGGGATGGTATGCGAGAGATCAGCATACTGCTCAAGGTGCCGTTGACGAAACGGTCTTCATCGAGGGTAGCTCCAAAAATGCTATGGTTCCTAGCCAATGGGATGCCACCGCTGGAAATGTTCCCGCCAAGAACGACATCATCGACGCCCTGGCACATATGCGACGATCTGGTCAAGATGGCCAATTGTATTTTTATGGAGGCGTAGCGACTCGATCAGGGAGTGGAAATTCCCATGTGGACTTCGAATTCTTCCAAGCGCCGATGAGTTTTCAGGGTGGGAGCTTCATTTCTCAAGGAAGTCAGAACGGCCGGACGCCGCTCCAACTGAATTCTGACGGAACGATCGCCCAATTGGGAGATCTCATTTGTTCCGTAGATTTCACCCAAGGTGGAAAAAAACTCTCCACCGAAATTCGGATTTGGCTCAATCCACAACACCTTCCGGGGGGCTCTCTTTCCAGCGCCAATCAATTGGCAAATTTGCCCTTCGAATTTACTGGAGCATTCACCACGCATCCTACTAGCCAAGGTTTTGGATATGCCGAGATCAAACCATGGGGCTCCAACTCCCCTGTTGTCTGGGTAGCAGGAAATGGGGACCAAGAGGTAGATTCTCCCCCTTGGGGAACTTGGTCAGGTCCACAGGCGACCATGAAGCAGACGTATGAATGCCACCAATTCATGGAGGTAGGGCTCAATCTATCAGCTTTAGGGCTCGACGGAGGGAATAAAGCTCCTTGGTGCCAATCGGTCTGCAATACCCTGATGATCAAGACAAGAGCCTCCCAATCATTTCCAGCCCAACTCAAGGACTTTGTGGGGCCCTATTCCTTTGGGCGCCCAAAGGAAGTTCGACTGGAAGTGAGCGTCCCTACCATTACTTGCGACCAAGCGGTTGTTTCCCCCAGTTATGACGATCAATTTGCCGATTCTGACTGGCACTGGTGCGGACCAGAAGGCTATCGCTCCGAGGAAGCTTATCCGATATTCACCCGACCGGGCACCTACATTGCCACCGTATCAGGAGGAGCTGGCTGCCAATTGACTGATACATTCGAAGTGAAAGCCGATCTGGAAATCCCGGTTTTCTCAACCGAGGGAGGAACCATCACCTGCGCCGAACCACTTCTTGAATTAGCGGCAATCTCGGCTATGGACTCTCTAGCCTTTGAGTGGTATGATCCTGCGGGCGAAATCCTTTCGGAGCAATCTCCTTCCGTCTCGGACGCTGGCTCATACAGGGTCATTGGTACGCTACTGAGAAATGGATGCCGAGACACAGCATTCGCAGAAGTCACCGTGGACACATTGGCACCGATCGTTCAACTCGATGGCGGAATACTTACCTGCCAAGCGCCAACGCTCACACTGCATCCTATCGCAACTCCTGATCACCTCAATTTTTCCTTCCAATGGGCGCATGGGCCAGCTACCCAAACAGCAACTGTCCAAACGCCCGGCACATTCACCCTAACCGTCACACATCCCCAAAACGGTTGCCAAACAGAAGCTACCTCCACAGTTGTCTCCAACCAAACCGCTCCCGATATTTCCGCTTCGGGCGGGGCCTTGGATTGCGCAACTCCTACCGTGACCATTCGTGGGAATGGCGCAGATCTACCTCACTTGATTGGGCAATGGACAGGCCCGAGTGGTTTTCAATCGACCGAATCAGAGGTCTCGGTATCCACATCCGGAACCTACACATGGCGAGTGACCGATACTGACAATGGATGTCAATCGACAGCTTTTGCACAGGTTATTGGCAATCATGCCCCGCTGGCCATTTCGATCGGGAGCTCCGGTAATCTCAACTGCCGCACCAATCAATCCACCCTGACCGCCTCCTGCGGATCTGCCCAAGTGAACTGGGCGTGGACACTTCCTGATGGAAGCACCGCCAGCACTCCACAAATTGTAGCCTCCGAGCCCGGTTGGTACAAGCTCCGGGCTACCGAAACCATTGCTGGATGCCAAGCTCAGGACTCCATCTTCATCACCCGCACCGAAACCTATCCCACCTTTGTACTCACAGTGCCCAGTCTCCTGACCTGCCTCAACCCTCGCGTACTGCTCAGACCCACTTCGCCTGCCGGAGCTGTATACGCCTACCGATGGACGCTGCCAAGTGGGTTTCAAGCTGCGGGGAGTGCGATCTTCGCCTCCCAACCCGGTACTTATATCGTAGAAGCACAAGATGTGGCGACTGGCTGTACGAGTCGTGATACGGTGGAAGTGGTGGCTGACCTTGAACGCCCAGCGGTGTCTGTAGAAGGGGGAGGCATCTCTTGCCTGGAACCTTCCACCACCATTCGGGCGACTCTGGATGAAAACGCCGGATATACCTACTACTGGGTGGGCCCGGGCGGATTTTCGTCCACGGATCTCAGCCCGACGATTTATGCACCGGGCACCTACACCTTGGTGGTCCGAGATCCTCAAAACGGTTGTCAAACGACTGCCCCCGTAACGATCTCAGATGACAGATCGCCCATCGTCGCTAGCTTGTCATCGGGCATGATCACGTGTCGCGATAGTCAAGTAACCTTCGCCTTGACCTTGGCGGCTCAAGACAAGTACCAGTTTGCTTGGGAAGGTCCCAATGGATTTACCTCCAACGAAGCAGAGCCGACCGTCGATGAACCGGGTATTTACACCCTAACCATTGACGATCCTGAGACAGGCTGTAGTCGCACCCTATCTGCTCAGGTGATTTTGATGAATCAACCACCTACAGTCCACGCCTCTACCACTGGGCAACTTTCTTGCGTGCAAACGCAGGTATTTGTGCTGGCCACCACTGGAAGCGGCAATTACACCTACGAGTGGCAAGGGCCAGATGGCATGGTGGGTACGGATCGTTTTTCTGCGGTGACTATCCCGGGCACATACACCGTCTCTGTGACTCATGCACAGACAGGTTGTACCGCTGAAGCATCTGTTGATGTAGGTGAAAACTATCAGGT is a window from the Pontibacter sp. G13 genome containing:
- the cas2 gene encoding CRISPR-associated endonuclease Cas2, translated to MYVILVYDVSEKRVAKMLKLCRRYLNWIQNSVLEGELTQSGLRAMESEIKELIDPSTDSVIMFKSRDSRWLEKRIWGIEKGLTDVFL
- a CDS encoding GH25 family lysozyme, which codes for MRMISLPLAASVLLLVAAMAGCAKSTESSNSPSSSQATPEPAPTPDPSDDLPAYGLDLSHFNGDLEDELLPVDSITFVFVKATEGLTYEDPDFSHNWQTAKSKGLLRGAYHFYRTDDDPIEQARFFLRTVGTLGMRDFPLVLDIEQGSMDGYITTADLQSDLISFLSYLESHTGRRPILYSGESFCNTHLTHADFAQYPLWLAEYNSRTTPQIPTTWDQSGWVFWQKSESYKIDGTTSDFDLFNGTRGDLDIFLKTTQPGRQFAP
- the hemL gene encoding glutamate-1-semialdehyde 2,1-aminomutase, whose amino-acid sequence is MNIETSKSLFAQANSYIPGGVNSPVRAFKSVGGDPIFMARAQGAYMYDADGNAYLDLINSWGPMILGHAYPPVVEAVREVLPESFSFGTPTEIEVEMAEIITRVVPSVEKVRMVNSGTEATMSAIRLARGYTGRNKMIKFAGCYHGHGDSFLIAAGSGAMTFGVPNSPGVPEGVAQDTLIAEFNNLENVSALVDANPDQVAAIILEPVTGNMGVIVPDAGFLEGLRKLCDEKGIVLIFDEVMTGFRLAVGGAQERLGVTPDLTTLGKIIGGGMPVGAYGGKREIMEYVSPAGPVYQAGTLSGNPLAMRAGHVMLSTLTNHPEIYTEIDATTEQMANGMAEIFTEKGVAHNIARLGSMFTLFFREEAVRNFEDAKACDTAAFGKFFRNMLSNGIYLPPSQFEAVFVSREVKAEQVDQFLTAVRASL
- a CDS encoding NADP-dependent isocitrate dehydrogenase, whose amino-acid sequence is MADNLHKIVYTKTDEAPALATESLLPIIQSFTASSGINFEVKDISLSGRIIANFPEFLTPEQRIGDALAELGEMAKTPEANIIKLPNISASIPQLVAAITELQAKGYKLPNYPEEPANDEEKAIKARYDKIKGSAVNPVLREGNSDRRAPKAVKNYARKHPHSMGEWASDSKTHVASMEGHDFFGSEKSVTVPAATDVKIVFVGEDGSEQVLKASTPLLAGEVIDASAMSMATLKSFLEAQMDEAKAQDILFSLHLKATMMKVSDPILFGAAVSTYYRETFAKYADLFEELGISANNGLGDLYNKIDTLPADKKAAVLADMEAEAAKRPALAMVNSDKGITNLHVPSDVIIDASMPAMIRIGGKMWDTNGGTQDTKAVIPDRSYASVYQETIDFCKKHGAFDPTTMGSVPNVGLMAKKAEEYGSHDKTFQLASKGAVKVIDTDGNVLIEQSVEAGDIFRMCQTKDAPIKDWVGLAVRRARATGSPAVFWLDENRAHDAELIKKVNAYLPEFETEGLELHIMAPAAATRFSLERIKEGQDTISVTGNVLRDYLTDLFPILEVGTSAKMLSIVPLMNGGGLFETGAGGSAPKHVQQFEKENHLRWDSLGEFLALAVSMEHYSEATGNAKAKVLGETLDDATSKFLDNDKSPSRKVNELDNRGSHFYLAMYWAEALATQDADADLKAEFAPVFEKLKANEEQIVKELIDCQGVSMDIDGYYKPVDELAAKAMRPSATLNEIIS